TACTTTTATCCGCTTTGGCGGCCGCCTCGCGGCGGGCGCGGGCGACGGCGTAGAGACTGATGCCCGCGGCCACCGAAGCGTTGAGCGACTCCACGGTGCTGCTGATGGGGATGCCGGCGATCGAATCGCAAGCCTCGCGCACCAGGCGGCTCAGGCCTTTACCTTCCGAACCGAGCACGACCACGAGTGGGTCGCTTTCGAATCCGCTTTCGCCTACGAGCGCGTCGCCGCCACCGTCGAGGCCGACCACGTAATAGCCGCGTTCCTTGAGCCCTTCGATGGCCTTGGTCAGATTGACCACACGCGCGACCGGCAGATGGGCCGCGGCTCCGGCCGATACCTTCCAAGCCGCCGCGTTCACCGAGGCGGAACGGCGCTCGGGCAGGATGACCCCGTTGGCGCCGAATGCCGCGGCGGAACGGATGACGGCCCCGAGATTCTGCGGATCGGTGACGCCGTCAAGCGCGATGAACAGCGGGCGAGCACCGATGCGGGCGCTCTGCGAATCCGCCTCTTCCATCGCGTGCGACTTCTTTTCGGCGCGGTCGGCCAGCTCGTTCAGCGACGAATACTGGTAGGGCTGCACCTTGAGGATGATGCCTTGGTGGTTGCGCGAGTGGGCGATGCGGTCCATCTCCAGCCGGTCGGCCTCCAGCAGGTTGAGCCCCTGCATGCCGGCCAGGCGCACGATGTCGCGGGTGCGGTCG
This Bifidobacterium sp. ESL0790 DNA region includes the following protein-coding sequences:
- the rlmB gene encoding 23S rRNA (guanosine(2251)-2'-O)-methyltransferase RlmB, with the translated sequence MANKKGPVKGSGGKHRNALKGRGPTPRAEDRTYHKAYKAKKRNEKRQFADPRLAARRRAAKYTSDSDDLVIGRNAVLEALRVGVPSTQLYIANRIEHDDRTRDIVRLAGMQGLNLLEADRLEMDRIAHSRNHQGIILKVQPYQYSSLNELADRAEKKSHAMEEADSQSARIGARPLFIALDGVTDPQNLGAVIRSAAAFGANGVILPERRSASVNAAAWKVSAGAAAHLPVARVVNLTKAIEGLKERGYYVVGLDGGGDALVGESGFESDPLVVVLGSEGKGLSRLVREACDSIAGIPISSTVESLNASVAAGISLYAVARARREAAAKADKSKK